The DNA segment TCCGAGCACCAGCGCGACCTGACCAACTCGGCCTCCTCCCGCTTCCTGGTGGAGCTCCTCGTGGCCCTCTCCGAGGCGGCCGGCCGGCTCATCGGCCTCTCCCGCCGCCTGCGGGTGGACCGGGCCCGCATGGCCTCCAACCTTGAGCTGGAGCGCGCTCTCTGGGTGGCGGAGCCCCTCTACGTGTTGCTGGCGAAGCACGGCCACCCGGCGGCCCACGAGGCCGCGCGGCTCCTGGCGGCCCGGGTGCGGGAGGATGGGCTCGATCCTCTCGAGGCGCTCGAGGCGGCCCGGGCGGGCGATCCCCGGCTGGACCAGGTGGTGGCGGCGCTTTCGGACGAGGAGCGGGCGTTCTTGCGGGAACCGGGTGGCTACCGGGGGCGGGCCGAGGAGCGGGCCCGGGCGGTGGCGGCCCGCTGGCGGTCCAGGATGGCCGGGTGGAAGGCCCCGGCCTGAGCTACGCGACCGGCGTCACGCGACCCCCACACAGGCGTGGGGGCGAACCGGGAGGGGTGGGACGATGGACGAGCAGATTCTGACGCAGGGCAGGTTTGCGGGCTGGACCTTTGCCTACGAGGGCAAGGCGAAGCGGCTCTACCGGTCTCCGGAGGGCGACCGGTACCTGGTGCGCTTCAAGGACGACGCGACCGCCTTCAACGGCAAGAAGCGGGGGCAGATCGAGTCCAAGGGCATCGTGAACAGCCGCATCTCGAGCCTGCTCTTCCGCTTGCTGGAGGAGCACGGGGTGGAGACGCACCTCCTGGAAGAGGTGGGACCCGGCCAGATGCTGGTGCGGGCGGTGGAGATCATCCCGCTGGAGGTGGTGGTGCGGAACCTCACCACCGGAAGCCTCAGCCGCAGGCTGGGCCTGCCCGAGGGAAGGCCCATCGACCCGCCCCTGGTGGAGTTTTACTACAAGAGTGATGCGCTCGACGACCCCCTGGTCTACCCCGAGCACGCCGGGCTCCTGGGCGCGGCCCGTGAGGAGGAGGTCGTTCGCTTGAGGGAGCTGGCCCTGCAGGTGAACGGCGTCCTTCAGGCCTTCTTCCAGCAGCTCCGTATCGTGCTGGTGGACTTCAAGCTGGAGTTCGGACGGGCGGACGGGCGGATCCTGCTGGCCGACGAGCTCTCGCCCGACACCTGCCGCTTCTGGGAGGCCGGCACGGGCCGCAAGCTGGACAAGGACCGCTTCCGCCAGGACCTGGGCCAGGTGGAGGAGGCGTACCAGGAGATGCTCCGCCGGGTGGAGGCGGGGGCGACGGGGCGGGTGGCGTCTTCCGCCGGCATGGGGGGCGGCGGCCGGTGAGTAGGTTCCGGCTGGTGCTCCACGTGGAGCCGCGGCCGGGCGTGCTGGACCCCCAGGGTGCGGCCACCCGTCGGGCGCTGGAGCAGCTGGGCTTCGCCTCGGTGCAGGCGGTCCGGGTGGGCAAGGAGATCACCCTGGAGGTGGAGGCGCCCGACGCCTCCGAGGCCCGGCGGCAGGTGGAGGAGATGGTCCGGGTGCTCCTGGTGAACCCGTCGACCGAGAGTTACCGTATGGAGCTTGCCGAGACGCCCGGCCGGAACGGATCCGGCGCGGCGGCCAACACCACCCTCGGGGCTGGGGCCCGATGAGGGCCGCGGTCGTCCGCTTCCCGGGCTCCAACTGCGACCACGACACCCTCTGGGTGCTGGAGCGGGTGCTGGGGTGGGAGGCCTTCCCCGTCTGGCACCGCTCCCAGGAACTGGGAGGGGCCGAGCTGGTGGTCCTGCCCGGCGGCTTCTCCTTCGGCGACTACTTGCGGGCCGGCGCCATCGCCGCCCGCTCGCCCGTCCTGGAGGCGGTGCGCCGCCATGCGGCGGGCGGCGGGCTTGTCCTGGGCATCTGCAACGGCTTTCAGATCCTGTGCGAGGCGGGGCTCTTGCCCGGCACCCTGCGCCCCAACAAGGACCTTCGCTTCCACTGTCACACCGCCCACATCCGGGTGGAACGCATCGAGACCCCCTTCACCGCCGCCGCAGCCCCGGGCCAGCTGCTGGAGCTCCCCGTGGCCCACTTCGAGGGCGCCTACCACGTTTCGCCCGGCGAGCTCGAGCGGATGGAGGACAGGGGACAGGTCGTCTTCCGCTACGTGGACGCCCTGGGACGCCCCGTGCCGGAGGCGAACTTCAACGGCTCGGTGGGGAACGTGGCAGGCATCTGCAGCGAGGACGGCCGGATCCTGGGCATGATGCCCCACCCGGAGCGGGCGAGCGAGCCCCTGATGGGGGGCTCCGACGGTCTTTGGATCTGGCGCTCGCTGGAGCGGAGGATCCTTTCGACGACCACCGCGTGAAGGGAGGCGTGTTCATGCACTCCATGGCCGTGGCCCGCGCCGCGACCCGGCGGCCCCGTTCCTGGCAGGCCCGGGGCCTGAGCGACGACGAGATGCGCCACCTCTTGCGGGTGCTGGGGCGGGTGCCCAACCAGCTCGAGCTCGCGCTGGTGGCGGCGCTCTGGTCCGAGCACTGCGGGTACAAACACTCGCGCCTGGCCCTGCGCCGGCTCCCCCGGGCACCGCTCGCGGGCAGCCGCACCCGGGTGCTGGAGGGGTGGAGCCAGGACGCGGGCCTGGTGGAGCTGGGGGACGGGTGGGCGGTGAGCTTCAAGGTGGAGTCGCACAACCATCCGTCGGCCGTGGAGCCCGTGCAGGGTGCGGCTACGGGAGTGGGCGGCATCCTGCGGGACGTGCTGGCCACCGGAGCGCGCCCCGTGGCGGTGCTCGACTCCCTCCACTTCGGGCCGCTGGAGGAGCGCCAGCAGCAGTACCTGATGGAGGGCGTGGTGGCGGGCATCTCCTCCTACGGGAACGCGGTGGGAGTGCCGACGGTGGGCGGCGAGCTCCACGTTCACCCGGGGTACCGGGGCAACCCGCTGGTGAACGTGATGGCCGCCGGCCTGGTGCCCGTCGACCGCCTGCGCCGGCCCCCCTCGGGCCCGGCCCTGGAGGACGCCCGCGTCTGGCTCATCGGGGCCGCCACCGGGCGGGACGGCCTGGGCGGTGCCACCTTCGCCTCCCGTACCCTCAGTGGCTCCGACTGGGAGAGCCGCCCCGCCGTTCAGGTGGGGGATCCCCTCCTGGAGAAGGGGCTGATCGAGGCTTGTCTCGAGATCTTTGACCAGGATCTGGCCCTGGCCGCTCAGGACCTGGGGGCCGCGGGGCTGACCAGTGCCGCCTCGGAGCTGGCCCACCGGCTGGGGCGGGGGCTGGAGCTCTTCCTGGACCGGGTGCCCGTGCGGGAGGAAGGGCTGGACGCCGAGGCGCTGATGCTCTCCGAGTCCCAGGAGCGGATGCTCATCCTCTGCCGCCCCGAGGACGGGCCGGCGGTGGAGGCGGTCGCCCGGAAGTGGGAGCTGGAGGCGGGCGAAGTGGGGCGCCTGGTGCCGGGGGGCGACCTCATCGTCACCCATCGGGATCGCCGCCGGACCCGCTTGCCCCTGCGCGTGCTGGTGGACGAGACGCCCCGCTACCGCCCCCCGGACCCGCGACCTCAGGCCCCGCCGGGCGGAGGGCATCGTTCCGCGCCCGCGGCCCCGTGGCCGGTGCTGGAGGCCTCGGCGGCCCGGGAGCAGCTGCGCCGGCTGCTGGCGCACCCGGAGCTGGGGCCCCGGGAGAACGTCTTCCAGCGCTACGACCACCAGGTGGGCCTGCGGACGGTGACGGGACCCGGGGCCGACGCGGCCGTGCTGCGGGTGCCCGCTAGCCCGGTGGGGCTGGCCCTCACCCTGCAGAGCGACGGGCGGCGATGCCTCCGGGACCCCCGGCAGGGGGCGGCCTGGGTGGTGGCCGAGGCGGCCACCAGCGTCGCCTGTGCCGGCGCGGAACCCTTGGCGGTCACCGACGGGCTCAACCTGGGAAGCCCCGAGGATCCGCAGGTCTACCAGCAGCTCGCGGACGTGGTGGAAGGCCTGGCCGACGGCTGCCGGGCCCTGGGCCTGCCGGTGGTGAGCGGAAACGTGAGCCTTTACAACGAGACGGGCCGGGCGGCCGACCCGGGGGGCAACGTCCGCGTCGGGCGCCAGGCGATCCCGCCCACCCCCGTGGTTGGTTTGGTGGGCTGGCTTCCCCGGGTGGAAGAGCGGCTTCCCATGGGCCTGCAGGAGGGAAGCCTCCTGCTCTTGGCGGGGGAGCCCTCCCCCGATCCCGGCGGCAGCCTGTGGGCCGAGGTGGTGGGGTTCGAGGAGCCACCCGCCCCGGACGGCGAGGATGCCCTCTCCGGCAGCTTCCGGAACGGCCGGGTCGCGGACGACGGGCCCCATCTGGACCTGGGGTCGGTGCGAGGTGCCGTGCGCTGGCTGGTGCGGGCAAGCCGGGAAGGGTTGCTGCGCTCGGCCCACGACCTCTCCCAAGGCGGGCTGGCCGCGGGCCTCGTCGAGGCCGCCCTGGCCGGAGGCGTGGGGGCCCGGATCCGCCTGCCCCGGGGCGACGTGCCTACCCTTTTCGGCGAGCTACCCGGCCGGGCGCTGGTGGGCGCGGACCCTCAAGCCCTGCACCGGCTCCTGAACCTGGCCCGCGAGGAGCGCGTGGCGGTGACGGTCCTGGGCCGGTCCGGCGGCGACCGTGTGGACCTCACCTGGGCGGGCGCCGCGGTCTGCGCGCCCGGAGGGCTCACGACCCGGTTGGTGCTGCCCCTCGCGGAGCTGGCCGCATGGCGGGCGGGCGAGGCGGAAGCACCCGCGAACATGGCGGGCGACCGGCTTCGGGAGGAGTGCGGCGTGGTGGGCGCCTGGTGCGACCCGGGAACCTCGGCCTCGTCGTCTGCCCTGCTGCTGGCGATGCTCGCGCTCCAGCACCGGGGCGAGGAGAGCGCAGGCGTGGGCTACCTGGAGGCCGGGGAGGTGCGGGTGGCCAAGGGGATGGGCCGGGTGAACGAGGTCTTCGCCCAGGGGTCCCCGGCTCGGAGGGAACTCGACCGAGCCCGATCGCCCGGGCTGGTGGGCCACGTGCGCTACTCCACGGCAGGGGCCTCGAGCCTGGAGAACGCCCAACCCTTCCTGGCCCGGACCCGGTTCGGCGACGTGGCCCTGGCCCACAACGGGCAGCTCCTGGAGGAGGGGCCGGTCGCCTCCGCTGATGGGTTCCGCTCGGGCGAGAGCGACAGTCGCCGCTTCGCCCGGCTCCTCGCCGCCTCGCCCGCGGCCACGCTCCTGGAGGCGGTGGTGGCCACCGCGCGGCAGGTGCGGGGCGCCTTCGCCCTGGTGATCCTCTCGCCCCACGGGCTCTTCGCCCTTCGGGACCCGCTGGGGATCCGGCCGCTGGTGCTGGGGCGCGGGCCCACGGGGTGGGTGGCGGCGTCGGAGTCGTGCGCGGTGGAGGCGATGGGCGCCCAGGTGGTGGACGAGGTTGCCCCAGGCGAGGTGGTCTGGGTGCGGCCGGGGGGTGGGGAGGCGGCTCCGCTCAGGACGCGGTTCGCCTCGCCGGAGGCGCCCCGGTTTTGCCTCTTCGAGTGGGTCTACCTTTCCCGGCCGGACTCGCGCTACGCCGGCCAGAGCGTCTACCGCGCCCGGCAGCGGATCGGGCGGGAGCTCTGGCGGGAGCATCCGGTGCAGGCCGACGTGGTGGTTCCCGCACCCGATTCCGGCACCCCGGCGGCGCTGGGGGTGGCGCAGGCGTCGGGCCTTCCCTTCGAGCTGGGCTTCCTCAAGAACGCGTACATCGGCCGCACCTTCATTCAGCCGGACCCCGAGGTCCGGCGCCACCAGGTGCAGGTGAAGCTGCGGGCGATCCCTGAGGTGGTGGGGGGCAAGCGGGTGATCCTGGTGGACGACTCGGTGGTGCGGGGGACCACCAGCCGGCAGATGGTGGAGATGCTCCGGCGGGCGGGCGCCCGGGAGGTCCACCTCTACGTGGCCTCCCCGCCCTACCGGTACCCCTGCCTCTACGGGATCGACACCCCCAGCGACGCGGAGCTGATCGCCTCCCGGCGCGGGGTGGAAGAGGTGCGGCAGTTCATCGGGGCCGACAGCCTCCGCTACCTGTCGCTTTCGGGTCTGGCTCGGGCCGTGGGCGACCGGCTGGTCGACGGAGACCAGCCCGCCGGTCACTGCGCCGCCTGCTTCACGGGAAGGTACCCCGTAAGCCGTCTTCAGCTGGGCGAGGCATACCCGCTGGGGGCGGCCCGGTGATGGGCGGAGCGGGAGAAGGCGGCGAGATGCAAGGAGAGGGGCGCGGGAGCGGCGGCCCCAGCAGACCAGGGGAGGCGGGCGACGTGGGCAGGACACGGACCTACCGCGACGCGGGGGTGGACCTGGAGGCCGGCTACGAGGCGGTGCGCCGGATCGGACGGCTTGCCCGATCCACCTACGACGGAAACGTGATCGCGGGCGTCGGGGGATTCGCGGGGCTCTACCGGCTGGCGGGCACGGGACCAGGCGATGGGCCGGGGCCCGGGAAGGCGGCCGGCCGTGCCGGGGACGTCGTCCTGGCCGCGGGGGCCGATGGCGTGGGTACCAAGATGCTGGTGGCCGAACGGATGGGACGGCTGGAGACGGTGGGCATCGATGCGGTGGCCTACTGCGTCAACGACCTCCTCTGCCAGCGGGCGCGCCCCCTCTTCTTCCTGGACTACATCGGCGGCGGGCGCATCGACCCCCTGGAGGTGGAGGCGCTGGTGCACGGCGTGACCGAAGGCTGCCGGCAGGCGGGCTGCGTGTTGCTGGGCGGCGAGACGGCCGAGATGCCCGGCGTCTACCGGCCCGGCAGCTACGACCTGGTGGGCTTCGCAGTGGGGGTGCAGGAATCGGCGCCCCCCGACCCGACCCGCATCCGCCCGGGCGACGTGCTGCTGGCACTCCCCTCGTCGGGGCTCCACGCGAGCGGTTTCTCCCTGGTCCGCAGGGTGGTGGAGGAGGCGGGACTGGACCTGGCCGCCCCCGCCCCCGGTCTGGAGGGAAGCCTCGGGGAGGAGCTCCTGCGCCCCACCCGCATCTACGTGGAGACGGTGCTCAACCTCTGGCGGCAGGTGGAGCTGAAGGCGGTGGCCAACGTCTCGGGGGGCGGGGTGCCCGAGAACCTGCCCCGGGTGCTGCCCCCGGGCCTGGGTGCCCGGCTGGAGGTGGGAAGCTGGCCGGTGCCGCCCGTCTTCGACCTCCTGCAGGCGGCGGGCGAGCTGAGCCAGGAGACGATGCGGTCCACCTTCAACCTGGGGCTGGGGATGATCCTGGTGGTGGCCCCCGAGGCGGTGGCCGCGACCGAAGCCTTCCTGGCAGGCCGGGGCGAGCCGGCCTACCGGGTGGGGCACGTGGTGGAGGGTGAGGGCGTCCGCTGGGAGGGAGCCCCGTGAGCGCGCCGGACGCGGGCTACTCTCAGGACGCAGCCCTCGCCACCGAGAGCATGACCCTGGAAGCGGGACCGCGTCCGGTGCCCCTGGCTGTCTTCGTCTCGGGCCGGGGCAGCAACCTCCGCTCCATCCTGGAGGCCCAGGCCAGGGGGGACCTGGGCGCCGAGGTGGCGCTGGTCCTCTCGGACCGGCCTGAGGCGCCGGCACTGGAGATCGCCAGGGCGGCGGGCGCGGCCACCTGGAGCCGGCCATGGCCCGGCCGGGAGGGCCGCGACGCCTTCTTCGAGGAAGCGGATGGGGCCCTGGGGGCGGCCGGCTGCCGGCTCATCTGCCTGGCGGGGTTCATGCGCCTCCTGCCGGCGTGGCTGGTTCGCCGCCACCCGAACCGGATCCTGAACATTCACCCCTCGCTCCTGCCCGCCTTCCCTGGAAAGGACGCTCAGGCTCAGGCGCTGGCGTACGGGGTGAAGGTTACGGGTTGCACCGTCCACCTGGTGGACGAGCAGGTGGACCACGGCCCCATCCTGCTCCAACGGGCGGTGGAGGTGCACGAAGGGGCCACGGTGGAGGAGCTCTCGCAACGGATTCTCGAAGAGGAGCACCGGCTCTACCCCGAGGCGATCCGCCTCTACGTGCGGGGCGGCTTCCGGCTCACGGGCCGGCGGGTGATCCGGGCCGGCGGGGAAGCGACGAAGGAGGCCTGAGGACGTGGAGCGTGCCTTGATCAGCGTCTGGTCCAAGGAGGGGCTGGCGGAGCTGGCGGAAGCCCTCCACCGGCGGGGGGTGGAGCTCGTCTCCACGGGCGGGACCGCGGCCCACCTGCGGGAGGCGGGCCTTCCCGTGACCGAGCTCTCCCAGGCGACGGGGGCGCCCGAGGTGCTGGGAGGCCGGGTGAAGAGCCTCCACCCGGCGGTCTACGCGGGCATCCTCTCCCGGCGGGACCCTTCGGAGGCGGCAGACCTCCAGGCTGTGGGCGCACGTCCCATCGACCTGGTCTGCGTCAACCTCTACCCCTTCGTGGAGCAGGTGGGCGAGGGTACCCCGCTGGACGAAGCCCTGGAGCTGATCGACATCGGCGGGGTGAGCCTGCTGCGGGCGGCGGCCAAGGGATTCCCCCACGTGGTGGTCCTCTCGAGGCCCGATCAGTACTCGGAGTTCCTGCGCCGGCTTGAGGAAGGCGCCCTGGACCCCGGCTACCGCCGCCTGCTGGCGGCCGAGGCCCTGGAGCGCACCTCGGCCTACGACCGCCGCATTGCCGCGTACCTGGCGGGGCGACCTGTGGGCGCGCCCTCGACCGCGACGGCAGGCGCCCCGGAGTCCTCCGGGGCGGGTGCGGGGGCACCGGAAGGAGCCGAGCGCTTCCCCGAAGCGTTCTCGCTCCGGCTGGTCCGCGTCTCGCCCCTGCGGTACGGCGAGAACCCCCACCAGGCGGCGGCCTTCTACCACCCGCCCGGTCCGTCCCGGGGGCTCGCGGCCGCGCGACTCCTCCAGGGGAGAGAGCTCTCCTTCAACAACCTGAACGACGCCTCGTCGGCCTGGCGGATCCTGGACCACGTGGCGGCCGCGGCGCCGGGCCAGGCGGCGGCGGTGGCGGTCAAGCACACCAGCCCCTGCGGCGCCGGGGTGGCCGGGACCCTGGAGGAGGCCTTCCGGAAGGCGTACGAGGCGGACCCGGTCTCCATCTTCGGAGGGATCGTCGCCGTCAACCGGTGCGTGGACGGGGCGACAGCCCGGCTCATGGACCCCGTCTTCCTGGAGGTGGTGGCGGCCCCCGGCTACACCCCCGAGGCACTGGGGGTCCTGGGGCACAAGAAGAACCTGCGTCTTCTGGACCTGTCGGGCGCCGCGGGCTCCGGCGAGGCCGCTGCCGAGCCTGAAGCGGACTGGGAGGTGCGGCCCGTCTGGGGCGGGTACCTGGTCCAGGCGGCGGACGTGGCCGATGCGGCCCCATCGGAGTGGCAGCGGGTGACGCGCGCCGAGCTGGACCCCGCCTTGCTGCCGGACCTGCGCCTGGCCTGGCAGGTGGCCCGGGGGTGCATCTCCAACGCGGTGGTGGTGGCCGCGGGCGGGCAGAGCCTGGGGATCGGGGCGGGGCAGGTGAACCGCATCGACGCCGCGCTGCAGGCGCTGGAACGGGCCCGGGCCCGGGTCCCCGGGGGAGACCTGCGGGCGGCGGGGGCGGTGCTGGCTTCCGACGGCTTCTTCCCCTTCCCCGACGTGGTGCAGGCGGCGGCGAAGGCAGGGATCCGGGCCATCGTCCAGCCCGGCGGCTCCAAGCGGGACGAGGAGTCGATCGAAGAGGCCGATCGGGCAGGGATCCCCATGCTCCTGACGGGGATGCGCCACTTCCGGCACGCCTGAGGGGGCCGAGCGATGCCTGCGAAGAACGGTGCCCGCCGGGTGCTCCTGGTGGGATCCGGGTCCAGGGAACACGCCATCGGGTGGACGCTCCGCCGGAGCCCTAGGCTGGGCGAGCTCTACGCCCTGCCGGGAAACCCTGGGCTGGAGGAGGTGGCCCGGCGGGTTCCCTGGCCCCAGGATGGGGTGGAGGGCGTGGCCCGTTGGGCCGAGGAACACGGTGTGGACCTGGTGGTGGTCGGCCCTGAGGCGCCCCTGGCCCAGGGCCTGGCCGACCGCCTGGCGGAGCGGGGCGTGCCCTGCCTGGGCCCGAGCCAGGCCGCGGCCCGTATCGAGAGCAGCAAGGGCTTCGCCAAAGAGGTGATGGCGGAGGCGGGCGTGCCCACCGCCCGGGCCCGGGCCTTCGATTCCCTGGAGGATGCCCTGGGCGCCCTGGCGACGTGGGCCCTGCCCCTGGTGGTGAAGGCCGACGGGCTCGCGAGCGGCAAGGGGGTGCGGGTCTGCCGGGAGCGGGCCGAGGCGCGCGCCTTCCTGGAGGAGGTCATGAGCCGCGGCCGCTTCGGCGAGGCGGGGCGGCGGGTGCTGCTGGAGGAATGCCTGGAGGGAGAGGAGCTCTCCTACTTCGTCCTCACCGACGGCCGGGGCGTGCTCCGACTGGGGGCGGCCCGGGACCACAAGCGCCTCATGGAAGGGGACCGGGGCCCGAACACCGGCGGTATGGGTGCCGTCTCCCTGCCAGGGTTGGCCCCCGGGGGGCTGGAGGAGGAGATCCTGGAGCGGATCGTCCGCCCGGCGCTGGCCGCCCTCGAGGAGCGGGGGACCCCCTACCGGGGCGTCCTCTACGCGGGGTTGATGCTCACCCGGGAAGGGCCGAAGGTAGTGGAATTCAACGCCCGCCTAGGGGATCCCGAGGCGCAGGTGCTCCTGCCGCGGCTCGAGGAGGACCTGCTGGAGCTCTTCTGGAGGGCGGCCACCGGAGAGCTGGACGGGGGGACGGCCCGGCTCTCGCCGGAGACGGCGGTGGGTGTGGTTCTGGCCGACGCCGGCTACCCCGACGACCCCCAGGAGGGGGCGCCGCTGCAGGCCGCGGAGGCGTTTAGGAACGCCGGAACGATCCGGGCGGCTACCGGAGCCGCCGGGCAGGCGTACGGGCCGCCGGAGGTCCCCAAGCGCCTGCTCTTCCACGGGGCGACCCGCACCAAGGGCGACCGCCTGGTGAGCGGCGGGGGTCGGGTGCTCACCGCCGTAGGCTTCGGGGAGGACCTGGACCAAGCTCGATCGGAGGCGTACGGGCTGGTGGAGGAGGTCCGCTGGCCGGGGGCGGTCTATCGTCGAGACATTGCGGTGAGGCCCGGCGCAGACCTACGATTTCTCAGGAGGCCTCATCCGTGAAGGTCTTCGGTGGACGTGCCACGCAGGAGCTGACCGCCGCCATCTGCCGACACCTGGGCGTCGACCCGGGCCCGGCCGACATCTTCACGTTCAGCAACGACAACACGTTCGTTCGGGTCCTTGAAAACGTCCGGGAGACCGACGTGTTCGTCGTCCAGACCTCCGCCCCTCCCGTTGACGAAGCTCTCGTCGAGCTCCTCATCATGTTCGATGCCCTGCGCCGCGCGTCGGCTCGACGCATCACTGCGGGCCTCCCCTACTACCCGTACGTCCGGTCCGACCCTGTGGTGGTTGCTCCTGACCCTGGCGCCGTCAAGCGGGCACAGCGGTTCGCCGAGCGCCTTGGGGCGCCTGCGGCCTTCGTGGACAAGCGGCGCTCCCCCACGACCTCCAGCGTGAGAGCCACTGCGGTGGTCGGGGAGGTGCGGGGCCAGCGGGTGATTCTCTTCGACGAAGAGGTCGATCAGGGGACGACCCTGCTGGAAGCTACAGCCCTTCTCCTGGGGCTCGGCGCTGCCGAAGTCTACGCCGCGTGCACCCACGCCGTTCTGTCCGGCTCCGCCGTGGAACGTCTGTCCAAGGCGCCCATTCGTGAGCTCGTGGTGACCGATACGGTGCCCGTCCCGTCGTCGAAGCGGTGGAACGCCCTGACTGTGCTCTCCGTGACGCCCCTGCTCGCCGAGACCATCAGGCGCATCCATACAGGGCAATCGGTTAGCGCTCTGTTCGAGTAGCTCGGCAACGGCCCTGCATCGGGCCCGGCCGATCCGGCCGGATGCTCGGGATGGAGGGAGAAGACGGCCCGTGGGCGAGGCTTTGCAGGTACGAGCCATCGGACCGGAAACGCTGAATGACCTCCGCCAGCTCCTCGTTACGCCGCCCCATGGCTGGTGCTGGTGCGTCGCGTGGGAGGTGCCCACCTGGGAGGGTTGGGAGGCGCGCACCGAGGAGGAGAACCGCGATCTGCGGGAACGCCTTTGGGCCCAGGGTCAGTATGATGGCTACCTCCTCTACCGTCAGGAAGAGCCGCTCGCGTGGTGCCGGGTAGGGCCCCGGTCCCGGTGGCCCAAGCTCTGCCGGAGCTTCGGCCTGGATCCGACGGAGGACGTCTACGCCTTCACCTGTTTCGGCATCCGCCAGGAGGCCATGGGGCAGGGGTTGATGCACACCTTCCTCCGGCTGGTGCTGGCGGACTTGCGGCGGCGCGGGGTGCGGGCCGTGGAAGCCTTTCCCCGGAAGTTGGAGGGACAGGTGGAGCCTGGCGAACTGTGGATGGGCCCCGCCTCCCTCTTCGATCGAGCCGGCTTCGTCACCGTCCGAGAGACGGACCGGTGGCGGCACGTGGGCCTCGAGCTGGCTCCGGCCGCGCTCACTCCACCGGCGGGGGCAGCCGGTCCTCCTGAGGTGTCACCTCCAGGGTGAAGGCCGGGTCGTAGAGCACCTGACCGGGCCTTGCCCCCTTGTACTTGCGCACGTGGCGCCGCCGGGCCACGTCCACGGGCACGTGGCTCGAGTGGCGGGCCTTGCTGAAGTGGGCCGCAAGCAGGGCCGCCTCCTCCAGCGAGCGACGCGGGGGCGGATCCGCGGTGGTGCGGAGAAGCACGTGGGCCCCAGGGAGCTGGCGGGCGTGGAGCCACCACTCGTCGGGACGGGCCAGGTCCATGGTGAGCCGGTCGTTCTGCAGGTGGTTCCGCCCGACCAGGATCTCGATGCCCTCCGAAGACCGGTAGCGGAGGGGGTGGGAGGCTCCGTCACTGCCGACCGCCCGGCCTGATCCCCCCCGGGCTGCCTTCGCGCCCTTGGTCCCCTTCCCGGGACCCCGGCCCTTCGCCCGGCCCGGCTCGGGCCGGAGCCCCTGCGGAATCCGGTACCCCTGCCGCTCCATCTCCGCTGCGAGCTCCCGCAGGGTCTCCTCGGAGTCGGCCGCCTCCAGGTGGAAGGCGAGGCTCTCCAGGTAGGCGACCTCGGCGCGGGAGTGCTCGAGCTCCTCGCCCGTCCGGTCCAGGCGGCGCTTGGCCCGCGCGTACCGTTCGAAGGCCCGCTGGGCGTTCTCGGAGGGGGAGAGCCGGGGGTCCAGGGCGATGCGGCGGGGAACGGGCGGGTCCTGGGCGTAGTCCTCCACCTCCACCTCCCTCGCCCCGGCTGGGATCCGGTGGAGGTTGGCGGTGAGGAGCTCGCCCACCACCCGCTGCTCCAGGTCCTCCCGGCCCTCAGCCAGCTCCGCCTCCTGTTTCTCCGCCTTCCTCTGCGCCCGCCGAAGCAGGGTTTGCACGGTCCGGGCCAGGGGGTCCCGCAGCTTGCCCAGGCGATCCGCCTCCTGGCGTTCCCCGAAAACATGGTCCAGCAAGGCGCCGGCCGAC comes from the Limnochorda pilosa genome and includes:
- the purN gene encoding phosphoribosylglycinamide formyltransferase, which translates into the protein MSAPDAGYSQDAALATESMTLEAGPRPVPLAVFVSGRGSNLRSILEAQARGDLGAEVALVLSDRPEAPALEIARAAGAATWSRPWPGREGRDAFFEEADGALGAAGCRLICLAGFMRLLPAWLVRRHPNRILNIHPSLLPAFPGKDAQAQALAYGVKVTGCTVHLVDEQVDHGPILLQRAVEVHEGATVEELSQRILEEEHRLYPEAIRLYVRGGFRLTGRRVIRAGGEATKEA
- the purH gene encoding bifunctional phosphoribosylaminoimidazolecarboxamide formyltransferase/IMP cyclohydrolase, which gives rise to MERALISVWSKEGLAELAEALHRRGVELVSTGGTAAHLREAGLPVTELSQATGAPEVLGGRVKSLHPAVYAGILSRRDPSEAADLQAVGARPIDLVCVNLYPFVEQVGEGTPLDEALELIDIGGVSLLRAAAKGFPHVVVLSRPDQYSEFLRRLEEGALDPGYRRLLAAEALERTSAYDRRIAAYLAGRPVGAPSTATAGAPESSGAGAGAPEGAERFPEAFSLRLVRVSPLRYGENPHQAAAFYHPPGPSRGLAAARLLQGRELSFNNLNDASSAWRILDHVAAAAPGQAAAVAVKHTSPCGAGVAGTLEEAFRKAYEADPVSIFGGIVAVNRCVDGATARLMDPVFLEVVAAPGYTPEALGVLGHKKNLRLLDLSGAAGSGEAAAEPEADWEVRPVWGGYLVQAADVADAAPSEWQRVTRAELDPALLPDLRLAWQVARGCISNAVVVAAGGQSLGIGAGQVNRIDAALQALERARARVPGGDLRAAGAVLASDGFFPFPDVVQAAAKAGIRAIVQPGGSKRDEESIEEADRAGIPMLLTGMRHFRHA
- the purD gene encoding phosphoribosylamine--glycine ligase, producing the protein MPAKNGARRVLLVGSGSREHAIGWTLRRSPRLGELYALPGNPGLEEVARRVPWPQDGVEGVARWAEEHGVDLVVVGPEAPLAQGLADRLAERGVPCLGPSQAAARIESSKGFAKEVMAEAGVPTARARAFDSLEDALGALATWALPLVVKADGLASGKGVRVCRERAEARAFLEEVMSRGRFGEAGRRVLLEECLEGEELSYFVLTDGRGVLRLGAARDHKRLMEGDRGPNTGGMGAVSLPGLAPGGLEEEILERIVRPALAALEERGTPYRGVLYAGLMLTREGPKVVEFNARLGDPEAQVLLPRLEEDLLELFWRAATGELDGGTARLSPETAVGVVLADAGYPDDPQEGAPLQAAEAFRNAGTIRAATGAAGQAYGPPEVPKRLLFHGATRTKGDRLVSGGGRVLTAVGFGEDLDQARSEAYGLVEEVRWPGAVYRRDIAVRPGADLRFLRRPHP
- a CDS encoding ribose-phosphate diphosphokinase codes for the protein MKVFGGRATQELTAAICRHLGVDPGPADIFTFSNDNTFVRVLENVRETDVFVVQTSAPPVDEALVELLIMFDALRRASARRITAGLPYYPYVRSDPVVVAPDPGAVKRAQRFAERLGAPAAFVDKRRSPTTSSVRATAVVGEVRGQRVILFDEEVDQGTTLLEATALLLGLGAAEVYAACTHAVLSGSAVERLSKAPIRELVVTDTVPVPSSKRWNALTVLSVTPLLAETIRRIHTGQSVSALFE
- a CDS encoding GNAT family N-acetyltransferase — protein: MGEALQVRAIGPETLNDLRQLLVTPPHGWCWCVAWEVPTWEGWEARTEEENRDLRERLWAQGQYDGYLLYRQEEPLAWCRVGPRSRWPKLCRSFGLDPTEDVYAFTCFGIRQEAMGQGLMHTFLRLVLADLRRRGVRAVEAFPRKLEGQVEPGELWMGPASLFDRAGFVTVRETDRWRHVGLELAPAALTPPAGAAGPPEVSPPG